The DNA region tttatataattatattataattttgttatgtattttgtaataaatatataaaatatactaACATGCAATATATAAAGGGGGTTGGtttatatatctattaTATCCCAAGGCAGTATTTAATTTTTGcataataaatttttataagcaaaataaggaaaaaaaaaaaaaggaaaatgaagaaataattaaaaatatatataacataatataataaatatttatttattaaatatattataatatatatatatatatatatatattaataacataaaaactcatttatataaatctGTAATAATTTGATCAAGATATTGGgctttatattattttttttatatttaatatatatatatataaattatgttAATTTTCACTctaaatttaaaaaatgataatgtggtcacaataataaattcaacgataatttattttaaaatatatatatatatataaaataagatataatataaaaaatataatgagAATACAAACATTTCTagtaaatattatgataaataacaatcgaaaaaaattaaaaaatattataaattatacataacattatatattatttatacatattatatcttttatgTGAATACTTATATGTTCGCACACATgcaaattaaaaaaaaaaaaaaaaaaaaaaatacaaaaaacaataaggcttatttaaataaatactagcaacaaaataatatataatatatatattattatacctatatataattatattataaattaaaatgtatatttttaaatactttttataaaaataccATGTACTTCCATAGCAAAAAACACATTTATAGGTActaaattattatattattatttttattttttttttgctttTATTTTAGCAGATTCAATTTAACTTTCTTGCGCTTATTTAAAATTGGCCCCATCTtgaaatttttaaaaatatttataattataatatgtataaaaatataattcctatataaattaattatttaaatttttttttaaaacttcatacaaaattattattttcataaaaaaaaaaaaaataatatattatataaaaatattatacttTAAGAATATTCAtcttaaaattttttatattaaataaatataataaaaattatttttttttttttaattttataatatataaaaacttaaaattaaaataaaaattatattttctttaatattaaagaatattatataaaaacatatattttttcttgGGCTTCTTAATtcttttcttattatatttaatattttaacaAAAATGGCAGTAACAAAACTTGGAATTAATGGATTTGGTCGTATCGGACGTTTAGTATTTAGAGCAGCCTTTGGAAGGAAGGATATCGTAagttttaaatatataaatataaataaataaatatatatatatatatatatataatattatgtttataaaaattgtttatatatatttatgcttcataatgtaaatatgtttaatattgtaaataaatattatatatatatatatatatattattgatatattaCCTTTTTGAGTTATCttaatgaatatattatttggCATTGATTGAATTAGTATATGATAAAccatttatttatataattatctgtatatatatatatatattttctcATTTTTCGTATATTTAGGAAGTAGTTGCTATTAATGACCCATTTATGGATCTTAACCACTTATGCTATCTCTTGAAATACGATTCAGTACATGGTCAATTTCCATGTGATGTAACCCATGCTAATGgatttttattaattgGAGACAAGAAAGTTAGTGTTTTTGCTGAAAAGGACCCATCTCAAATTCCTTGGGGAAAATGCGATGTTGATGTTGTATGTGAATCAACTGGTGTATTTTTAACCAAAGAATTAGCTAGCAGTCACCTTAAGGGAGGAGCCAAGAAGGTTATTATGTCTGCCCCACCAAAGGATGATACCCCAATTTATGTTATGGGTATTAACCACCACAAATATGATAGCAAACAACTTATTGTTTCCAATGCATCATGTACCACAAACTGCTTAGCTCCATTAGCTAAAGTAGTTAATGATCGTTTTGGAATTGTTGAAGGATTAATGACCACTGTTCATGCATCCACAGCCAACCAATTAGTTGTCGATGGTCCATCAAAAGGTGGTAAGGACTGGAGAGCAGGTAGATGTGCATTATCCAACATCATTCCAGCATCCACTGGTGCAGCTAAAGCTGTAGGAAAAGTTTTACCTGAACTTAATGGAAAATTAACAGGTGTAGCTTTCAGAGTACCAATTGGAACTGTATCAGTTGTTGATTTAGTTTGCAGATTACAAAAACCAGCAAAATATGAAGAAGTTGCTTtagaaattaaaaaagcTGCTGAAGGTCCACTTAAAGGAATCTTAGGATACACTGAAGATGAAGTTGTTTCTCAAGATTTCGTTCATGATAACAGATCATCAATCTTTGACATGAAAGCTGGTTTAGCCTTAAACGACAATTTCTTCAAATTAGTTTCATGGTACGATAATGAATGGGGATACTCAAACCGTGTTCTTGATTTAGCCGTACACATTACTAACAACTAAGTTATGTAAGCATGaagtattatatatatattatatgtattttatgaaaattaAATTACATGTTCTATTAAATAGAcattattttgatatacctatttttatacacatataatattatacatattcataatttatatattaaaaaaaaaaaaaaaaaaaaaaaaaaaatatagtaattatatatatatgtataaacATATGTGCAACCTTAATCGACGATTGTAATATCTTTACCATACATTAATTTCATTTAACgtttatataacatttttttacgaaggattatattttatgtctctttttttttttctattatcgcgaaatattttaatgttactttatttacatatgaatatatttactcatgtaatgaacatatacataataatttatacatttttcACTACAACAACATAACTGAATTATAAACTGTAAAGACCTTCataaaaatcaaaataatagGGAAAGAAAAgtaaagaaatatatttaaataaaacaaaaaaaaaaaagaagaaagtttataacattttatgatataatcattaaatataatatatatatatatattattaatttacatattttaatatcCTTAGGATATTACGggtttaaaaaaaaaaaaaaaatgtacacaaatatatatatttatatatatatatgtacataaaataatataatataatatagtaTAATATCATGTAACAAATACAAACTGTCAAGATAGgaacataattttttctatcTTGTTTAAAAATGAGAATTTAAAATACTTTGGATGTATACGAGTAGTGGCAACAAATTTAATTCTATGAGAATcatttatgtatatacttaaataatgtataaacaaattatatatatttttatatacatcTTGATTTTGATTATCAACGTCTTGATGTTTATAATAGTTATTTTTCTCTAGAAATAAATCGatattatcaaaaattattatgGATGGTTGATTTTTATAAGcaacataaaaaatatttttaatatatttactaTTTTCACCTATTGTTTTATTAACTAAAAGATGATTTTCAAATGGAATAATAcatacatttttaaattcataatagatatttttcatttctttcATTATACTCTTTTTCATTGTGTTTAAATATAGTTGTCTCGAGTTTAATTCCTTTAAATTATTTGCAAGTAAATTTGTTTTTCTATAAGTTTCACATAGCGTTTCTTTAGGTTTACATTTTGTAtctattattttattatcagATGCAAAAGCATCACAACCTAAATTGATATCATATTCATTTAGAgtataaaattttttcataaaaatatgtttatatctagacaatattatttctattataAATTTCATTAAAGTTGTTTTTCCTACACCATCTGTTCCATGTATTAAAAGACTACTGGGCATATTAAATTtgttaaaataaaaatgaataggatttttttttcctttttcagaagtataaatattatatgaatcATATTGATATTTGTTTCGTtctaataaaaattttttccTTAAATTAACTAActttttatctttttttaagctattacattttatgatatatttattaatatatggTTTACATACAGTTCTTTTTCTAATcatatgattattatacatattgatatcattactattaatattattattattattattatccatattaatattattgttatggtaattcattttatttttattgcaacccttatttttcttctcaCACTTAGTTTGATCATCTACTCCTTCTACAGTTATATCTATGTCGTCTATAATATCACCATcaatatttacattatcaatataattttgttgATCCTCCAAATAattgttatttttactaatcctattataattttttatatttttatattttcttgatatgtttacattttttttaagaagAGTAGATAAATGCTGCTTTATAAACTCtattgtaatataatatttagATATACgatataatacattttttgTTACATCATTgtgaaaataaaaaaaaattgaaaagAATGTCCTgtttcttttattattataattttttaaatgtttCCTTTGAGACagaaaatatttgtatttcttaatatttttaaaagcTTTCAAATTTGTtaacatattaaatatagATATCTTTTTACATGGTAAAGACACTTCGTTGATATTTAATGTGTCATATGTAATTTGGCGTGTCcataaaattttcttttgtttccttttttttttatttttgttaattttgttattatattgcTGGTTTTGTATTcgataataatatttaaaaaagcatttaaacaaattaatattatcatgTGTTTTTACATaatcaatttttttatacataacattatataatttatgaATAGATAGATttgttgtttttttttttataaaagcTTTATTCATAGCTTTATTTGCttgaatataatataatatatgtgatCTAGTAAATTTAGAAATTCTTAAATTAtaatcaaatatattatcatacatattaaaaatagaaggagttttataaaatccaattaatttaatacaaaattttttatttaaatgttctaataattcattttttaagtaataaattgtattatatatattcatatgtaTTTCATTATCATATGATTTTGTTTGGTGTTCATCATAATTTCTTGTAAATTTTCTTCTTAAAACATCCATAACATCTTGCCTtgtatttcttttattattcttaatGGATTTTATCCAGTCATCGAAATAAGGTAAAATAATAGCacttttataaattttattcctttttatatattttgtaaaatcataaaatatatcttttagAAATTTACTAATATCtttacaattatatatacttacAATATctataatacatatttcAGACACATCcaaatttaattttatatactcTACTAagttattataaatttcaTACGAGTTATTATCACAGCATTGTATGCAAACAAATaaattcttattattttgtataaGTTCAGTCAGTttttgaattatatttttgtaacgatttttttttctcttatAATTAAccatttttaaaaaattaaataatagaaaaatataaatatataaaaataaataaatatatattatatatatttatatatacatatgcttctttttattattaaggaaaatatatatatatatatatatatatatatatatatatatatatatatatatatatatatatatttacacaATTGTAGAAGGAAGAagttaatattattcattttttaattttattttatgcatataaaaaatattaacaaaatatttaaaaaaattattacatGCTAGAACAAAAACATAAcgatatatattatctctaaatgaatattattttttttcatatatttttttttgatataatcaattagaaacaaaaaaaaaaaaaaaaaaaataattaattgaatgaagaaaagaaatgttttatatttttcttctttataatgttagaaaagaaaaaaaggaatatattagattctttctttatttatatatggaaataccaaaaaaatatatcgTGAGGAGAGAACGTATTtgtaattaaaaaaatattaataatatgataaaaaaaataaaattttaaatttaagttattatatataatacatatatatatatatatatatttgataataaatctctacatattatatttattaaatccCTGTATTGTTGATTcgtttcttttttttttttctttttttccCCTACAACTTTCAAGATAATGCTTCACTGTTTTTTCTGTATTTGGAGAATACAAAATAAGTACACATAAAACAAACGAACGTATTTATTAACATagaataattattcatttatcattcttaaaaagatatttataagttatttatataatgtatatatttataagttatttatataatgtatatatttataagttatttatataatgtatatatttataagttatttataacatatatatttataagaGTTTAAAATAGATGGGTAAcagaaaaattaaatataaaaaaaaaaaaaaaaaaaaaaaattaaaaactaaaatatatatatatatatatatatatattatataattatatgacttttatttttttatatacacatTTTTTCCTATATTCAGTTATACAAatacaatttttatataacaactttaaataaaaaaaaaaaaattataaaaaatacataaatattataatatatatttctcttaataatatttataataaatagacaaaattatttttaattataaaagtgaaatttttattctcttttttttttttttttttttttttttttttttttttttttttttttttttttttttttttttttttttttttttttttttttttttttttttttttttattttaaaaaaaattaatattatctacttttttttttattttaaaatttttttattattttatatatatNNNNNNNNNNNNNNNNNNNNNNNNNNNNNNNNNNNNNNNNNNNNNNNNNNNNNNNNNNNNNNNNNNNNNNNNNNNNNNNNNNNNNNNNNNNNNNNNNNNNNNNNNNNNNNNNNNNNNNNNNNNNNNNNNNNNNNNNNNNNNNNNNNNNNNNNNNNNNNNNNNNNNNNNNNNNNNNNNNNNNNNNNNNNNNNNNNNNNNNNNNNNNNNNNNNNNNNNNNNNNNNNNNNNNNNNNNNNNNNNNNNNNNNNNNNNNNNNNNNNNNNNNNNNNNNNNNNNNNNNNNNNNNNNNNNNNNNNNNNNttttattatatgttttaatattaCACCCACCccttttttgtttttcttttaaataaggtttgtatatatatatatatttaaaagaaaaaattatatgcAAATTAACTCAACAGAATAAAacttataataaaatacattAATTTCAGATCAAGTATTATTTGttgtaatatttaaaacataaaaaaaaaatatttaaaaaaaaaaaaaaattttttttattataaaatttaaatttttttattttttttttttttttttttttttttttttttttctatttattttattttattttattattattatattttttttttttttacatgATTATTCCATTTTGGaatattaagaaaaataaaataaaaactactattaataatattaaaattatgatattaATTGAACATATTGTAATTGAAGTAATAAATGgaattattaattttaaaaaatgaatttgcactaattaattaaaaggatatatatatatatataatatttatattgatatttattttgacaattgtaattcttttttattccAATTAaattgatattattttttttatgatttaGTCCTgattatgtttatatataataaattattactataatatatatatatatatgtgatgGTTTATTTTTCGCTGTAGagttttatatatatgatggTATTATATGTCctatttttcttcttttaacttttatatatcagGTTTTCTCTTTTTCTTCGGAGTATGcatcaatttttttatttatgtcTTCAAATAATTGTATATCTATTTGTTTATTCAAAATAGAATCCTTTGCTGAAAATATAGATGTATTTTTGAAAgcattaataatattatgcATATGATTTTGAAAATTAgaaatatgtataatttctttatcttgataattttgttttaacttttcaaaaatgaattcatatttatcattatctTTAATAAATAACCTTAGAGCATAATTAGCAAtagaataattataaatattcatattaaaaaCTGGAACCatacaataaataattttgaGCATTAAATTACTTGAAGatttaaatgtattaaaattattatcaaaaaaattttcataaGTTTCTAAAAATTTCATTATTTGATTTAATTCATTAACAGGtgtaattattttttcaaaacAGAAACCTGAATGAGCTAAGGATACAAAAACATCCATTTCAATTTGTCTAATAttaaattcatttattttatcttttaaatttgATAATTCTAATATAACTTTAAAACAAGTACtttcatttatttgttGCATTCTTGAAGCAACAGTTAAACAACATACACCCATAATCTTtaaaatttctttttccaatttttttcttaataatttataagttataacatttaaaaatttactattacataataatactTTTAAAGCATCACATGCTACATATGCTAATTCTTCATAATCTGTATTAAACATTTTTTCAGATAAAACAAATAGCCATGTTTTCATATTTACATAATCATTATATCCACAATTTACTGTTTCCAAGCcattataaaatatatcttttaaattacAATCCTCTAAAAAATTCTCATGTAATTTTACTTTTCTAGTATTCGTAATTATTTCACGCATAGTAATAACCTTctccattttttttctcgttttttttttttctttcttcttttataaaaaaaaatataataacataaaataaaaataaattcaaTCTAANNNNNNNNNNNNNNNNNNNNNNNNNNNNNNNNNNNNNNNNNNNNNNNNNNNNNNNNNNNNNNNNNNNNNNNNNNNNNNNNNNNNNNNNNNNNNNNNNNNNNNNNNNNNNNNNNNNNNNNNNNNNNNNNNNNNNNNNNNNNNNNNNNNNNNNNNNNNNNNNNNNNNNNNNNNNNNNNNNNNNNNNNNNNNNNNNNNNNNNNNNNNNNNNNNNNNNNNNNNNNNNNNNNNNNNNNNNNNNNNNNNNNNNNNNNNNNNNNNNNNNNNNNNNNNNNNNNNNNNNNNNNNNNNNNNNNNNNNNNNAAAAGAAGGAacatgaatatatataatatatatatatatatatatatatatatattacattccttgtaacaaataaaaatatatatatttatatatatttcttttttttaaaaaacctgttttctttatatgatttatattatacgtacatatatattaacaattttttgataacaaaaaaaaaaaaaaaaaaaaatgaataaaatatatatatataataatatttatatatattgtttctattataaatatatatatataattttttaaagtatttattttacataatatataatattactttttatataaaaatcCCACTAATAcatcaaaataatatataatattactttttatataaaaatcCCACTAATACatcaaaataaagatataaaaaaaaaaaaaaaaaaagaaaaaaaaaaaggattatgtaatattatatataatatattaaaaatattgtatttttttatatggtatatttatttacattgacaaaatataataatatgcaaaaactataaaataaataaagaacaagaaaaaaaaaaaaaaaaaaaaatcatctattattataatagtaaaattcttataaaagaagaaaatttcaaaaaaattattatataatataatattatatacatatataatatttattaaaaacatatatatatatatataaaaaaaaaaaaaaaatattgaatgaataatatattattgtacatatatgaatattataatattatataatatttataatataatataatctttttatatatattatagtatatattatacaaatatattaaatattatatataatatattatgagCAATAAAATTGCCTAAAAATGGAAATAGATATTAACTtaagaaaaacaaaatttttattataaatattatataatatgtcaaggaaaatttaaaaaaaaaaaagaaaaaaaaaaaaaaaaaacgaattattaaaatatatatatatatttcataataaaatatatttatatataatggCAAAGAAGAATTTGTTTATTTCATcaaatataacatattgCTACATTCATTATACAAGTCCTTAAAATCATCACCCAGTTTTTTACATTC from Plasmodium gaboni strain SY75 chromosome 14, whole genome shotgun sequence includes:
- a CDS encoding hypothetical protein (conserved Plasmodium protein, unknown function), with protein sequence MEKVITMREIITNTRKVKLHENFLEDCNLKDIFYNGLETVNCGYNDYVNMKTWLFVLSEKMFNTDYEELAYVACDALKVLLCNSKFLNVITYKLLRKKLEKEILKIMGVCCLTVASRMQQINESTCFKVILELSNLKDKINEFNIRQIEMDVFVSLAHSGFCFEKIITPVNELNQIMKFLETYENFFDNNFNTFKSSSNLMLKIIYCMVPVFNMNIYNYSIANYALRLFIKDNDKYEFIFEKLKQNYQDKEIIHISNFQNHMHNIINAFKNTSIFSAKDSILNKQIDIQLFEDINKKIDAYSEEKEKT
- a CDS encoding glyceraldehyde-3-phosphate dehydrogenase, with the translated sequence MAVTKLGINGFGRIGRLVFRAAFGRKDIEVVAINDPFMDLNHLCYLLKYDSVHGQFPCDVTHANGFLLIGDKKVSVFAEKDPSQIPWGKCDVDVVCESTGVFLTKELASSHLKGGAKKVIMSAPPKDDTPIYVMGINHHKYDSKQLIVSNASCTTNCLAPLAKVVNDRFGIVEGLMTTVHASTANQLVVDGPSKGGKDWRAGRCALSNIIPASTGAAKAVGKVLPELNGKLTGVAFRVPIGTVSVVDLVCRLQKPAKYEEVALEIKKAAEGPLKGILGYTEDEVVSQDFVHDNRSSIFDMKAGLALNDNFFKLVSWYDNEWGYSNRVLDLAVHITNN
- a CDS encoding hypothetical protein (conserved Plasmodium protein, unknown function), translating into MVNYKRKKNRYKNIIQKLTELIQNNKNLFVCIQCCDNNSYEIYNNLVEYIKLNLDVSEICIIDIVSIYNCKDISKFLKDIFYDFTKYIKRNKIYKSAIILPYFDDWIKSIKNNKRNTRQDVMDVLRRKFTRNYDEHQTKSYDNEIHMNIYNTIYYLKNELLEHLNKKFCIKLIGFYKTPSIFNMYDNIFDYNLRISKFTRSHILYYIQANKAMNKAFIKKKTTNLSIHKLYNVMYKKIDYVKTHDNINLFKCFFKYYYRIQNQQYNNKINKNKKKRKQKKILWTRQITYDTLNINEVSLPCKKISIFNMLTNLKAFKNIKKYKYFLSQRKHLKNYNNKRNRTFFSIFFYFHNDVTKNVLYRISKYYITIEFIKQHLSTLLKKNVNISRKYKNIKNYNRISKNNNYLEDQQNYIDNVNIDGDIIDDIDITVEGVDDQTKCEKKNKGCNKNKMNYHNNNINMDNNNNNNINSNDINMYNNHMIRKRTVCKPYINKYIIKCNSLKKDKKLVNLRKKFLLERNKYQYDSYNIYTSEKGKKNPIHFYFNKFNMPSSLLIHGTDGVGKTTLMKFIIEIILSRYKHIFMKKFYTLNEYDINLGCDAFASDNKIIDTKCKPKETLCETYRKTNLLANNLKELNSRQLYLNTMKKSIMKEMKNIYYEFKNVCIIPFENHLLVNKTIGENSKYIKNIFYVAYKNQPSIIIFDNIDLFLEKNNYYKHQDVDNQNQDVYKNIYNLFIHYLSIYINDSHRIKFVATTRIHPKYFKFSFLNKIEKIMFLS